The Thermus oshimai DSM 12092 genome contains the following window.
GGGTTCGTCCACTACGAGGTGGAGCTGGCGGTGGTGGTGGGCCGGCCTATGCGCCGCGTCCGGGCGAAGGACGCTTTGGACTACGTCCTGGGCTACACCATCGCCAACGACCTGGTGGCCCGGGACCACGTGACGAACACCTTCCGCCCCCCCATCCGGGCTAAGGGGCGGGACACCTTCGGCCCTTTGGGGCCTTTTTTGGTGGTGGGCGAGGTGGAAGACCCCCAGAACCTCTGGCTCAGGGCCTACGTGAACGGGGAGCTGAGGCAGGAGGGGCACACCTCGAGGATGCTCTTCAGCGTGGCCGAGCTTTTGGAGTACATCACGGAGTTCATGACCCTGGAGCCCTACGACGTCCTCCTTACGGGCACCCCTAAGGGGATT
Protein-coding sequences here:
- a CDS encoding fumarylacetoacetate hydrolase family protein, encoding MKLCRFIAQGRVHHGVYREGLLLDEAGEAHDPEGVTWLLPFSPGKVIGVALNYADHAEELGLGRPEEPALFWKPNSSLLPHKGAVRYPRGVGFVHYEVELAVVVGRPMRRVRAKDALDYVLGYTIANDLVARDHVTNTFRPPIRAKGRDTFGPLGPFLVVGEVEDPQNLWLRAYVNGELRQEGHTSRMLFSVAELLEYITEFMTLEPYDVLLTGTPKGISRVLPGDVMRLEIQGLGALENPVVEGA